Proteins from one Ramlibacter sp. PS4R-6 genomic window:
- a CDS encoding cytochrome oxidase small assembly protein, translated as MTPDQKKSNLRLALILASIAGVFFIGFVAKMFLLGR; from the coding sequence ATGACACCCGACCAGAAGAAGTCGAACCTGCGGCTGGCGCTGATCCTGGCGTCGATCGCGGGCGTCTTCTTCATCGGCTTCGTCGCCAAGATGTTCCTGCTGGGTCGCTGA
- the ctaD gene encoding cytochrome c oxidase subunit I — protein MSAVLDHHDHAHDEHHDHHAPTGWRRWVFATNHKDIGTLYLLFAFTMLMVGGVLALLIRAELFQPGLQLVNPELFNQLTTMHGLIMVFGAIMPAFVGFANWMVPLQIGAPDMAFARMNNFSFWLVIPAGIMLVGSFFMPGGAPAAGWTIYAPLTLQMGPSMDAAIFALHVLGASSIMGSINIIVTILNMRAPGMTLMKMPMFCWTWLITAYLLIAVMPVLAGAITMTLTDRHFGTTFFNPAGGGDPVMYQHIFWFFGHPEVYIMILPAFGIISQVVPAFSRKRLFGYASMVYATSSIAILSFIVWAHHMFTTGMPVTGQLFFMYATMLIAVPTAVKIFNWIATMWQGSMTFETPMLFAVGFIFVFTMGGFTGLILAMAPIDLLLQDTYYVVAHFHYVLVAGSLYAMFAGFYYWAPKWTGVMYNETAGKIHFWWSLIAFNVTFFPMHFLGLAGMPRRYADYPMQFADFNMWASIGAFGFGLAQVYFFFAVVLPVMRGKGQPAGQRPWNDPDGAGAEGLEWEVPSPAPFHTFETPPRLNAAATKVIG, from the coding sequence ATGAGCGCAGTTCTGGACCACCACGATCACGCCCACGACGAGCACCACGACCACCACGCGCCCACGGGCTGGCGGCGCTGGGTGTTCGCCACGAACCACAAGGACATCGGCACGCTGTACCTGCTGTTCGCCTTCACCATGCTGATGGTGGGCGGCGTGCTGGCGCTCCTGATCCGCGCCGAGCTGTTCCAGCCCGGCCTGCAGCTGGTCAACCCCGAGCTGTTCAACCAGCTCACCACCATGCACGGCCTGATCATGGTGTTCGGCGCGATCATGCCGGCCTTCGTGGGCTTCGCGAACTGGATGGTGCCGCTGCAGATCGGCGCGCCCGACATGGCCTTCGCGCGCATGAACAACTTCAGCTTCTGGCTGGTGATCCCCGCGGGCATCATGCTGGTGGGCTCGTTCTTCATGCCCGGCGGCGCCCCCGCGGCCGGCTGGACGATCTACGCGCCGCTCACGCTGCAGATGGGCCCGTCGATGGATGCGGCGATCTTCGCGCTGCACGTGCTGGGCGCCAGCTCGATCATGGGCTCGATCAACATCATCGTCACCATCCTGAACATGCGCGCGCCCGGCATGACGCTGATGAAGATGCCGATGTTCTGCTGGACGTGGCTCATCACCGCCTACCTGCTGATCGCCGTGATGCCGGTGCTCGCCGGCGCCATCACGATGACGCTGACCGACCGCCACTTCGGCACGACGTTCTTCAACCCCGCCGGCGGCGGCGACCCGGTGATGTACCAGCACATCTTCTGGTTCTTCGGCCACCCCGAGGTCTACATCATGATCTTGCCGGCCTTCGGCATCATCAGCCAGGTCGTGCCCGCGTTCTCGCGCAAGCGCCTGTTCGGCTACGCGTCGATGGTGTACGCCACGTCTTCCATCGCGATCCTGTCGTTCATCGTGTGGGCGCACCACATGTTCACGACCGGCATGCCGGTGACGGGCCAGCTGTTCTTCATGTACGCCACGATGCTGATCGCGGTGCCTACGGCGGTGAAGATCTTCAACTGGATCGCCACCATGTGGCAGGGCTCGATGACCTTCGAGACGCCCATGCTGTTCGCGGTGGGCTTCATCTTCGTGTTCACGATGGGCGGTTTCACGGGGCTGATCCTCGCGATGGCGCCGATCGACCTGCTGCTGCAGGACACCTACTACGTGGTGGCGCACTTCCACTACGTGCTGGTGGCGGGCTCGCTGTACGCCATGTTCGCCGGCTTCTACTACTGGGCGCCCAAGTGGACGGGCGTGATGTACAACGAGACGGCCGGCAAGATCCACTTCTGGTGGTCGCTGATCGCGTTCAACGTCACCTTCTTCCCGATGCACTTCCTGGGCCTGGCCGGCATGCCGCGCCGCTACGCCGACTACCCGATGCAGTTCGCCGACTTCAACATGTGGGCGTCCATCGGTGCCTTCGGCTTCGGCCTGGCGCAGGTGTACTTCTTCTTCGCCGTGGTGCTGCCGGTGATGCGCGGCAAGGGCCAGCCGGCCGGCCAGCGCCCCTGGAACGACCCGGACGGCGCGGGCGCCGAAGGCCTGGAGTGGGAAGTGCCGTCGCCGGCGCCCTTCCACACCTTCGAGACGCCGCCGCGCCTGAACGCCGCCGCCACCAAGGTGATCGGATGA
- the coxB gene encoding cytochrome c oxidase subunit II, which translates to MKSISTKLALLMLAAGIVPAAHAVNDLPGGPAVRQLNLHAAATRIAVEQAWLHWFMLIACTVIFIAVFSVMFYSIWKHRKSVGHPAANFHESVTVEVIWTIIPFLIVIGMALPATKVLVASKDTSNADLTIKATGYQWKWGYDYLKGEGEGLSFLSTLDATHREISNDGAKGDVPDNYLLKVDNPLVVPVNKKVRIITTANDVIHAWGIPAFGVKQDAIPGFVRDTWFRSEKTGDFYGQCYELCGKEHAYMPIHVKVLSAADYTAWVAGEQKKVAAKADDPNKVWTLADITARGEKVYNANCAACHQPNGKGVAAFPALDGSALVKDADKAKQLHVVLNGRNAMPAWKQLSDTDIAAVVTYTKNSWSNKTGQLVQPSEVLAQRGK; encoded by the coding sequence ATGAAGAGCATTTCCACCAAGCTGGCCCTGCTGATGCTGGCCGCGGGCATCGTTCCCGCGGCGCATGCCGTCAACGACCTGCCCGGCGGCCCCGCGGTGCGCCAGCTGAACCTGCATGCGGCCGCGACGCGCATCGCCGTCGAGCAGGCCTGGCTCCACTGGTTCATGCTGATCGCCTGCACGGTGATCTTCATCGCGGTGTTCTCGGTGATGTTCTATTCCATCTGGAAGCACCGCAAGTCGGTGGGCCACCCGGCCGCCAACTTCCACGAGTCGGTGACGGTCGAAGTGATCTGGACCATCATCCCGTTCCTGATCGTGATCGGCATGGCGCTGCCCGCCACCAAGGTGCTGGTCGCGTCCAAGGACACCAGCAACGCCGACCTCACCATCAAGGCCACGGGCTACCAGTGGAAGTGGGGCTACGACTACCTCAAGGGCGAGGGCGAGGGCCTGTCGTTCCTGTCCACGCTGGACGCCACGCACCGCGAGATCTCCAACGACGGCGCCAAGGGCGACGTGCCGGACAACTACCTGCTCAAGGTCGACAACCCGCTGGTGGTGCCGGTGAACAAGAAGGTCCGCATCATCACCACCGCCAACGACGTGATCCACGCGTGGGGCATCCCGGCCTTCGGCGTCAAGCAGGACGCTATCCCCGGCTTCGTGCGCGACACCTGGTTCCGCAGCGAGAAGACCGGCGACTTCTACGGCCAGTGCTACGAGCTGTGCGGCAAGGAGCACGCCTACATGCCGATCCACGTGAAGGTGCTGTCGGCGGCCGACTACACCGCGTGGGTGGCCGGCGAACAGAAGAAGGTGGCCGCCAAGGCCGACGACCCGAACAAGGTCTGGACCCTGGCCGACATCACGGCCCGCGGCGAGAAGGTCTACAACGCCAACTGCGCGGCCTGCCACCAGCCCAACGGCAAGGGCGTCGCCGCCTTCCCGGCGCTGGACGGCTCGGCCCTCGTGAAGGACGCCGACAAGGCCAAGCAGCTGCACGTCGTGCTCAACGGCCGCAACGCCATGCCGGCGTGGAAGCAGCTGTCGGACACCGACATCGCCGCCGTCGTCACGTACACCAAGAACAGCTGGTCCAACAAGACCGGCCAGCTGGTGCAGCCGTCGGAAGTGCTCGCGCAGCGCGGCAAGTAA
- a CDS encoding DUF2244 domain-containing protein, with protein sequence MPKPVFRFATVQGQAVYWFLKRNCSVTPQQLGWLYASLCVLSLGIAGMFWAMGAVLVMPFAWLELAAVGLAFLAYARHATDGEKISLKGRQLVVEFESAGHLQRAEFNRDWVRVEPVADDRSLIELSGQGRRVNVGRFVRPELRPVLAQEIRRALREA encoded by the coding sequence GTGCCGAAACCGGTCTTTCGTTTCGCCACCGTGCAGGGCCAGGCTGTGTACTGGTTCCTCAAGCGCAACTGCTCGGTGACCCCGCAGCAGCTGGGCTGGCTCTATGCATCGCTGTGCGTGCTGTCGCTGGGCATCGCGGGCATGTTCTGGGCCATGGGCGCCGTGCTGGTGATGCCCTTTGCCTGGCTGGAGCTGGCGGCGGTGGGCCTGGCGTTCCTCGCGTATGCGCGGCACGCCACCGACGGGGAGAAGATTTCGCTGAAGGGCCGCCAGCTGGTGGTCGAGTTCGAGAGCGCCGGGCACCTGCAGCGCGCGGAATTCAACCGCGACTGGGTGCGCGTGGAGCCGGTGGCCGACGACCGCTCGCTGATCGAGCTGTCGGGCCAGGGGCGGCGCGTGAACGTGGGGCGCTTCGTGCGCCCCGAGCTGCGGCCGGTGCTGGCGCAGGAGATCCGCAGGGCCTTGCGGGAAGCCTGA
- a CDS encoding biotin synthase, whose amino-acid sequence MADAKPPTIAPAAAARWQHAAPARPPWLHEEVGRRMAERLEWIRLAPQAWADWEPVRGGIEAHRAVAARYPKAQRWVAEHEARRADVARKALANPWWKINAAPVHHGDAPEGGVQMLWANMALHMAADPQALIAQWHRALATDGFLMFSCFGPDTLRELRTLYAAQGWPPPAHEFTDMHDWGDMLVHCGFAEPVMDMERITLTWPTPERMLTELRELGANLHRSRFQALRGRGWRQRLHDEAARSLRGPEGGLALTFEIVYGHALKPAPRMRMADQSAISVKDMQALLRSGRKPG is encoded by the coding sequence ATGGCCGACGCGAAGCCGCCCACCATAGCCCCCGCCGCCGCCGCGCGCTGGCAACACGCCGCACCGGCGCGTCCGCCGTGGCTGCACGAGGAAGTGGGGCGGCGCATGGCCGAGCGGCTGGAATGGATCCGCCTCGCGCCGCAAGCCTGGGCCGACTGGGAGCCGGTGCGCGGCGGCATCGAGGCCCACCGCGCCGTCGCAGCCCGCTACCCGAAGGCGCAGCGCTGGGTCGCCGAGCACGAGGCTCGGCGGGCCGACGTGGCGCGGAAGGCACTGGCAAACCCATGGTGGAAGATCAACGCGGCACCGGTCCATCACGGCGACGCACCGGAGGGCGGCGTGCAGATGCTGTGGGCCAACATGGCGCTGCACATGGCCGCCGACCCGCAGGCGCTGATCGCGCAGTGGCACCGGGCGCTGGCCACCGACGGCTTCCTGATGTTCTCCTGCTTCGGCCCGGACACCTTGCGCGAGCTGCGCACGCTGTACGCGGCGCAGGGCTGGCCGCCGCCGGCGCACGAATTCACCGACATGCACGACTGGGGCGACATGCTGGTGCACTGCGGCTTCGCCGAGCCCGTGATGGACATGGAGCGCATCACGCTCACCTGGCCCACCCCTGAGCGCATGCTGACCGAGCTGCGCGAGCTGGGCGCCAACCTGCATCGTTCGCGTTTCCAGGCCTTGCGGGGCCGGGGTTGGCGCCAGCGGCTGCACGACGAGGCCGCGCGCTCGCTGCGAGGGCCCGAAGGAGGGCTGGCGCTCACCTTCGAGATCGTCTACGGCCATGCGCTCAAGCCCGCGCCGCGCATGCGCATGGCCGACCAGAGCGCCATTTCCGTCAAGGACATGCAAGCCTTGCTGCGATCGGGCCGCAAGCCGGGCTGA
- a CDS encoding ComF family protein, which produces MFQRLLTRAERALPAQCAVCRAWPAQALCERCVERFAQPRTRCLRCALPVPPGVRECGACLGAPPPLDACHAAVAYDYPWSSLVAQFKFNGQAGWARSFALLMRSAPWVEPALEAAQAVVPMPLSRARLAERGFNQSLELAKALALARTNAGLLLRIRATAAQSALDRQARIANVKGAFAVDPLRAGDVRGKRVAIVDDVMTSGASMFAAAQALRDAGAAQVTGIVFARTDEPGA; this is translated from the coding sequence ATGTTCCAGCGCCTGCTCACCCGTGCGGAACGCGCGCTGCCCGCCCAGTGCGCGGTGTGCCGCGCCTGGCCGGCACAGGCGCTGTGCGAGCGCTGTGTGGAGCGCTTCGCGCAGCCGCGCACGCGCTGCCTTCGCTGCGCCCTGCCCGTGCCGCCCGGCGTGCGCGAATGCGGCGCCTGCCTGGGGGCGCCGCCGCCGCTCGATGCCTGCCACGCCGCCGTGGCGTACGACTACCCGTGGTCGTCGCTGGTGGCGCAGTTCAAGTTCAACGGCCAAGCCGGCTGGGCGCGCAGCTTCGCGCTGCTGATGCGCAGCGCGCCGTGGGTCGAGCCCGCGCTGGAGGCCGCGCAGGCCGTCGTGCCCATGCCCCTGTCGCGCGCGCGCCTGGCCGAACGCGGCTTCAACCAGTCGCTGGAACTGGCCAAGGCGCTGGCCCTGGCGCGCACCAACGCCGGCCTGCTGCTGCGCATCCGCGCGACCGCGGCGCAATCGGCGCTGGACCGCCAGGCGCGCATCGCCAACGTGAAGGGCGCGTTCGCGGTCGATCCCTTGCGCGCCGGCGATGTGCGGGGCAAGCGGGTCGCCATCGTCGACGACGTGATGACCAGCGGCGCCTCGATGTTCGCGGCGGCGCAGGCGCTGCGCGATGCCGGCGCGGCACAGGTCACCGGCATCGTGTTCGCGCGCACCGACGAACCGGGGGCCTGA
- the trmL gene encoding tRNA (uridine(34)/cytosine(34)/5-carboxymethylaminomethyluridine(34)-2'-O)-methyltransferase TrmL, whose protein sequence is MFHIVLVHPEIPPNTGNVIRLAANTGCTLHLVEPLGFSMEDKLMKRAGLDYHEYAEVKRHAGWEAFLAEARPDRGRLFALTTRGMRFVHDTQFRPGDWLVFGSESAGLPADVRDSFPEEQRLKLAMRANQRSLNLSNAVAVTVFEAWRQNGFRDSGG, encoded by the coding sequence GTGTTCCACATCGTCCTGGTCCACCCGGAGATCCCGCCCAACACCGGCAACGTCATCCGACTGGCCGCCAATACCGGCTGCACGTTGCACCTCGTGGAGCCGCTCGGCTTCTCGATGGAGGACAAGTTGATGAAGCGCGCGGGCCTGGACTACCACGAGTACGCGGAGGTGAAGCGGCACGCGGGTTGGGAGGCGTTCCTCGCTGAGGCGCGGCCCGACCGCGGGCGCCTCTTCGCGCTGACCACGCGCGGGATGCGCTTCGTGCACGACACGCAGTTCCGTCCGGGCGACTGGCTGGTGTTCGGCTCGGAATCCGCGGGCCTGCCTGCGGACGTGCGCGATTCCTTCCCCGAGGAACAGCGCCTGAAGCTCGCGATGCGAGCCAACCAGCGCAGCCTGAACCTCTCGAACGCCGTCGCGGTGACGGTGTTCGAGGCCTGGCGCCAGAACGGCTTCAGGGATAGCGGCGGTTGA
- a CDS encoding MaoC family dehydratase has protein sequence MKRTFQTLQEVAQHVGQEVAVSDWVTITQEQVNLFAQATGDHQWIHVDVERAKTGPFGAPIAHGFLTLSLLPKLIESSLQVRDSKMGVNYGLNKVRFTAPVPVGSRLRSRTKLLEAKPIENGGYQFTWNVTIEREGSDKPACVAESINRRYP, from the coding sequence ATGAAACGCACGTTCCAGACGCTCCAGGAAGTCGCGCAGCACGTCGGCCAGGAAGTCGCGGTGAGCGACTGGGTGACCATCACGCAGGAGCAGGTCAACCTGTTCGCGCAGGCCACCGGGGACCACCAGTGGATCCACGTCGACGTGGAGCGCGCCAAGACGGGGCCGTTCGGCGCGCCCATCGCCCATGGTTTCCTCACGCTGTCGCTGCTGCCCAAATTGATCGAAAGCTCGCTGCAGGTGCGCGATTCGAAGATGGGCGTGAACTACGGGCTGAACAAGGTGCGCTTCACCGCGCCCGTGCCGGTGGGCAGCCGACTGCGCTCGCGCACGAAGCTGCTCGAGGCCAAGCCGATCGAGAACGGCGGCTACCAGTTCACCTGGAACGTGACCATCGAGCGCGAAGGCAGCGACAAGCCGGCTTGCGTCGCCGAGTCGATCAACCGCCGCTATCCCTGA
- a CDS encoding ParA family protein — MPVVVVANPKGGVGKSTLATNIAGYFASKGRTVMLGDADRQQSSRLWLGLRPPAARGIAGWDVGADKIAKPPKGTTHVVLDTPAGIHGKELKQVVEIADKVVVPLQPSIFDIYATRHFLDELAQLKKAAHKQVGIVGMRVDPRTIAADKLHEFVDSLKLPVIGYLRSTQNYIHLAARGLTVFDVAPGRVERDLEQWQGICRWLDT, encoded by the coding sequence ATGCCTGTGGTCGTGGTTGCGAATCCGAAGGGCGGCGTCGGCAAGTCGACGCTGGCCACCAACATCGCGGGGTACTTCGCGAGCAAGGGCCGAACGGTCATGCTGGGCGACGCCGACCGGCAACAGTCCTCGCGGCTGTGGCTGGGCCTGAGGCCTCCCGCGGCGCGCGGCATCGCGGGCTGGGACGTCGGCGCCGACAAGATCGCCAAGCCGCCGAAAGGCACCACCCACGTGGTCCTGGACACGCCGGCCGGCATCCACGGCAAGGAATTGAAGCAGGTGGTGGAGATCGCGGACAAGGTGGTCGTGCCCTTGCAGCCCAGCATCTTCGACATTTACGCGACGCGCCACTTCCTCGACGAGCTCGCCCAGCTGAAGAAGGCCGCGCACAAGCAGGTGGGCATCGTCGGCATGCGCGTGGACCCGCGCACCATCGCCGCGGACAAGCTGCACGAGTTCGTCGACAGCCTGAAGCTGCCGGTCATCGGCTATTTGCGCAGCACGCAGAACTACATCCACCTGGCGGCGCGCGGCCTGACGGTCTTCGACGTCGCCCCGGGCCGCGTCGAGCGCGACCTGGAGCAATGGCAAGGCATCTGTCGCTGGCTCGACACCTGA
- the kefF gene encoding glutathione-regulated potassium-efflux system oxidoreductase KefF, whose translation MDEQAPKSRVLVLAAHPNWRESRVNRRLVEAARSVPGVQVRDLYALYPDFDVDAAVEQQACAAADLLVLLHPIQWYSMPPLQKLWLDEVLAYGWAYGHDGTALQGKDLWLAATTGGPESAYHPTGYNRYFFDAFMPPYEQTATLCGMRFLPPLVMHGVRRASEEQVEQHVAVFRERLGSYPDWPEIEDLPMCPACDVPADDRPHQ comes from the coding sequence ATGGATGAGCAAGCTCCGAAATCCCGGGTGCTGGTCCTCGCGGCCCACCCCAACTGGCGCGAGTCGCGGGTGAACCGGCGCCTCGTCGAGGCCGCTCGCTCGGTGCCGGGAGTCCAGGTGCGCGACCTCTACGCGCTGTACCCGGATTTCGACGTCGATGCCGCCGTGGAGCAGCAGGCCTGCGCCGCCGCGGACCTGCTCGTGCTGCTGCACCCGATCCAGTGGTACTCCATGCCGCCCCTGCAGAAGCTGTGGCTGGACGAGGTGCTCGCCTACGGCTGGGCGTACGGGCACGATGGCACCGCGCTGCAAGGCAAGGACCTGTGGCTGGCCGCGACGACCGGCGGCCCCGAGTCGGCCTACCACCCCACCGGCTACAACCGCTACTTCTTCGACGCCTTCATGCCGCCTTACGAGCAGACCGCGACGCTGTGCGGCATGCGCTTCCTGCCGCCGCTGGTCATGCACGGCGTGCGGCGCGCGAGCGAAGAACAGGTCGAGCAGCACGTGGCCGTGTTCCGCGAGCGCCTGGGCTCCTATCCCGACTGGCCGGAGATCGAGGACCTGCCCATGTGCCCCGCGTGCGACGTGCCCGCCGACGACAGGCCGCACCAATGA
- the kefC gene encoding glutathione-regulated potassium-efflux system protein KefC, giving the protein MTEHLPGWLSGSLVYLAAAVFAVPLARALGLGSIIGYLAAGIAIGPWGLGLVTNAPDILHFAEFGVVLMLFLVGLELEPRRLWNLRRPIFGWGSAQVLGCAALICAAAMLAGVPWRIAIVAALGLALSSTAIALQVMGERNLLPTSSGQAGFSILLFQDVAAIPILALLPLLGGVAGTDSDGRWIEGLRIVGVVAVIVLGGRLALRPLLSWIARSGTPEIFTAASLLVVVAIAALCQLAGLSMALGAFLAGVLLAESEFRRELETDIEPFKGLLLGLFFIAVGMSIDFGVLARSPLVMAGIVLGFMAVKAAVIYPLARAMRIPTMERPVFTLLLAQGGEFAFVVFQAAAGNTVMDAQTASLLIGAVAVSMLLSPVLLIAIDKWLLPRWANCNVPKLDEISEQQDAPVVIAGFGRYGQIIGRLLTAEGFASTVLDHDADMIEAARAFGYQVFYGDATRLDLLRTAGAGTAKILVVAVDDVDQSLAIVDLAHEHFPHLQIVARARDVTHWNKLRDRNVLRVEREVFESSLRSGRTVLELLGHTAGEARRQAMRFRRHNLQLFEQMYPHYQNRSKLISVVKEGRRQFEEQMAQERAEQDKRRQESTERPNW; this is encoded by the coding sequence ATGACCGAACACCTGCCCGGCTGGCTGTCCGGCTCCCTCGTCTACCTCGCGGCGGCGGTGTTCGCCGTGCCGCTCGCGCGCGCGCTGGGCCTGGGTTCGATCATCGGCTACCTCGCCGCCGGCATCGCGATCGGCCCCTGGGGCCTGGGCCTCGTCACCAACGCGCCCGACATCCTGCATTTCGCCGAGTTCGGCGTGGTGCTCATGCTGTTCCTCGTCGGCCTGGAGCTGGAGCCGCGGCGCCTGTGGAACCTGCGCCGCCCGATCTTCGGCTGGGGCTCGGCGCAGGTGCTCGGGTGCGCGGCCCTCATTTGCGCTGCCGCCATGCTGGCGGGCGTGCCCTGGCGCATCGCGATCGTCGCGGCGCTGGGCCTGGCGCTTTCTTCCACCGCCATCGCGCTGCAGGTGATGGGCGAGCGCAACCTGCTGCCCACCTCCAGCGGCCAGGCGGGCTTTTCCATCCTGCTGTTCCAGGACGTCGCCGCGATCCCCATCCTGGCGCTGCTGCCGCTGCTGGGCGGCGTGGCCGGGACCGACAGCGACGGCCGCTGGATCGAAGGCCTGCGCATCGTCGGCGTCGTGGCCGTCATCGTGCTGGGCGGGCGGCTCGCGCTGCGGCCGCTGCTGTCGTGGATCGCGCGCAGCGGCACGCCCGAGATCTTCACGGCCGCCTCGCTGCTAGTGGTCGTCGCCATCGCCGCGCTGTGCCAGCTGGCGGGCCTGTCGATGGCGCTGGGCGCCTTCCTCGCCGGCGTGCTGCTGGCCGAAAGCGAATTCCGCCGCGAGCTGGAGACGGACATCGAGCCCTTCAAGGGCCTGCTGCTCGGCCTGTTCTTCATCGCGGTGGGCATGAGCATCGACTTCGGCGTGCTGGCGCGCTCGCCGCTCGTGATGGCCGGCATCGTGCTCGGCTTCATGGCGGTGAAGGCCGCGGTCATCTACCCGCTGGCGCGCGCGATGCGCATCCCGACGATGGAGCGGCCCGTGTTCACGCTGTTGCTGGCGCAAGGCGGCGAGTTCGCTTTCGTGGTGTTCCAGGCCGCCGCGGGCAACACGGTGATGGACGCGCAGACGGCCTCGCTCCTGATCGGCGCGGTCGCGGTGTCCATGCTGCTCAGCCCCGTGCTGCTGATCGCCATCGACAAGTGGCTGCTGCCGCGCTGGGCCAATTGCAACGTGCCGAAGCTCGACGAGATCAGCGAGCAGCAGGACGCGCCGGTGGTCATCGCGGGCTTCGGCCGCTACGGCCAGATCATCGGCCGCCTGCTCACCGCCGAAGGTTTCGCGTCGACCGTGCTGGACCACGACGCCGACATGATCGAGGCCGCGCGCGCCTTCGGCTACCAGGTGTTCTACGGCGACGCCACGCGCCTGGACTTGTTGCGAACGGCGGGTGCGGGCACGGCGAAGATCCTCGTGGTCGCGGTCGACGACGTCGACCAGTCGCTGGCCATCGTCGACCTGGCGCACGAGCACTTCCCGCACCTGCAGATCGTCGCCCGCGCGCGCGACGTCACGCACTGGAACAAGCTGCGCGACCGCAACGTGCTGCGGGTGGAGCGCGAGGTGTTCGAGTCCAGCCTGCGCAGCGGCCGCACGGTGCTGGAGCTGCTCGGGCACACGGCCGGCGAGGCCCGCCGCCAGGCCATGCGCTTCCGCCGCCACAACCTGCAGCTGTTCGAGCAGATGTACCCGCACTACCAGAACCGCAGCAAGCTGATCTCGGTGGTCAAGGAGGGCCGCCGGCAGTTCGAGGAGCAGATGGCGCAGGAGCGGGCCGAGCAGGACAAGCGCCGCCAGGAGTCCACGGAGCGCCCCAACTGGTAA